A window of Sulfobacillus thermosulfidooxidans contains these coding sequences:
- the rsfS gene encoding ribosome silencing factor encodes MIPEDTRKWAELAAKTAIERKGENVVVLDMRQVTLVADYFVIVSGHTVIQVAALADHIEEALAMAQVPLIQRVGGDKAHWVLLDYGAVVVHIFTDEERRYYDLERLWGDAEIVPIGE; translated from the coding sequence ATTATTCCTGAGGACACTCGGAAATGGGCAGAATTAGCTGCCAAGACGGCGATAGAACGCAAGGGTGAAAATGTTGTCGTTTTAGACATGCGGCAAGTGACATTAGTGGCGGATTATTTCGTGATTGTCTCCGGGCATACCGTGATTCAAGTAGCGGCGTTAGCCGATCATATTGAAGAGGCATTAGCTATGGCTCAGGTTCCTTTGATTCAGCGGGTAGGGGGCGATAAAGCGCACTGGGTGTTATTGGATTACGGGGCGGTGGTGGTTCACATCTTTACCGATGAAGAGCGCCGTTATTATGATTTGGAACGCCTTTGGGGGGATGCGGAAATCGTGCCCATTGGGGAATGA
- the yqeK gene encoding bis(5'-nucleosyl)-tetraphosphatase (symmetrical) YqeK, translating to MGFLEDRLSQLTTHRQKHIWRVAQLMEELAQIYHLPAEDARLSALGHDLAREMSRDALRLEARRLGLPIDAPEEEEPLLLHGPVAAAWLQQENLGGPEVWEAIRYHTTAAPDLSPLAKALFIADGVEPGRKFDARARIEQVAKEQSLDDAYILLLKETMQYLQSRRLKPHPLMLKTLESLG from the coding sequence ATGGGATTTTTAGAGGATCGCTTGTCTCAGTTAACAACACACCGGCAAAAGCATATTTGGCGCGTCGCCCAATTGATGGAGGAATTGGCTCAGATTTATCATTTGCCTGCAGAAGATGCTCGACTGTCGGCTTTGGGGCATGACCTTGCCCGGGAAATGTCGCGCGATGCTCTGCGCCTTGAAGCCCGACGTCTGGGATTGCCCATTGACGCTCCTGAAGAGGAGGAACCTCTTTTGCTTCACGGCCCTGTGGCCGCGGCGTGGTTGCAACAGGAAAATTTGGGAGGACCCGAGGTCTGGGAAGCCATCCGTTATCACACCACAGCGGCACCCGATCTTTCCCCGTTAGCGAAAGCTTTATTTATTGCAGATGGGGTCGAGCCCGGAAGAAAATTTGATGCCCGGGCAAGAATCGAGCAGGTGGCGAAAGAACAATCATTGGACGACGCCTATATTTTGTTATTGAAAGAAACGATGCAATATCTTCAATCCCGCCGTTTAAAACCGCATCCCCTGATGCTCAAAACCCTGGAGTCTTTGGGTTGA
- a CDS encoding RNA recognition motif domain-containing protein yields the protein MSKTLYVGNLPWATTEEELAQAFAQHAHVISARIIMDRETGRSRGFGFVEVADEDVDRAVEAMNGTQLNGRDIIVNEARPRQNRY from the coding sequence ATGTCGAAAACATTATATGTCGGTAACTTACCATGGGCAACAACCGAAGAAGAATTGGCTCAAGCCTTTGCCCAACACGCTCATGTCATTAGTGCTCGAATTATTATGGACCGTGAGACGGGACGTTCACGGGGGTTTGGATTTGTTGAAGTAGCGGATGAGGATGTGGACCGTGCTGTTGAGGCTATGAACGGTACGCAGTTAAATGGCCGTGACATCATTGTCAATGAAGCCCGTCCCCGTCAGAACCGGTATTAA
- the nadD gene encoding nicotinate-nucleotide adenylyltransferase, which yields MGKETRAIGLMGGTFNPIHYGHLVTAEAARDAFHLDRVIFIPSGQPPHKPPSVLASAEHRFLMTFLAIAPNMHFELSRVEIDRQGPSYTSETLAYFHRLDPDVDWYFISGADAILEIASWHYPEDIFRYAHLIAASRPGYSLSRIHALARELGEEKVQRIHQLEVPALAISSSQVRERLRLGLSIKYLVPEAVEHYIEKNHLYEHGP from the coding sequence ATGGGTAAAGAGACACGAGCCATAGGGCTTATGGGAGGAACGTTTAACCCGATTCATTACGGACACCTGGTGACTGCGGAAGCAGCCCGGGATGCATTCCATTTGGATCGGGTCATTTTTATCCCTTCTGGGCAGCCTCCGCACAAACCGCCTTCGGTGCTGGCGAGTGCGGAACACCGGTTCTTGATGACATTTCTGGCGATTGCTCCTAATATGCATTTTGAGTTATCTCGAGTGGAAATTGATCGTCAAGGCCCATCCTATACCAGTGAAACTCTTGCCTATTTTCACCGGCTAGATCCCGATGTCGATTGGTACTTCATTAGTGGGGCCGATGCTATTCTCGAAATCGCCTCGTGGCATTATCCTGAGGATATTTTTCGGTATGCTCACCTTATTGCCGCAAGCCGACCGGGCTACTCGTTGTCACGCATTCATGCCCTGGCTCGTGAGCTTGGCGAAGAAAAAGTGCAACGGATCCATCAATTAGAAGTGCCGGCGCTAGCCATTTCATCGAGTCAGGTTCGGGAACGGTTGCGTTTGGGATTGTCGATAAAATATCTCGTGCCTGAGGCTGTCGAGCATTATATCGAGAAAAATCACTTATACGAACATGGCCCATAA
- the obgE gene encoding GTPase ObgE encodes MFVDEVKIFVQAGKGGNGAVAFRREKFVPNGGPAGGDGGKGGSVIFEVDPGLNTLMDFRHQKHYRAQDGEPGGTNNMYGRDGEDIIVRVPPGTIVRSEEGELIADLTEPGQRAVIARGGRGGKGNSHFASSRHRAPRVAERGQAGEALWVTLELNLLADVGLVGFPNAGKSTLISVISAAKPKIADYPFTTLVPNLGVVSQYGDPFVVADVPGLIEGAHQGQGLGDTFLRHLNRTRVLLHLVDMDPQSGHDPVNDFRIIRHELEAFSPDLAARPRLIVGTKIDLPGSPENLQRLQEYVAPLKVWPISSLTREGIDALMWEVRKILDETPKPVFQKPEPVIKPVVRGFALEPCEEGVRVVGDVEERAGMTLWGNHDAEEYFLEYLRRRGVENLLRRQQVPDGSAVRVGEGTFYWREGELVLE; translated from the coding sequence ATGTTTGTCGATGAAGTAAAAATTTTTGTCCAGGCCGGTAAAGGGGGAAACGGCGCTGTAGCCTTTAGGCGGGAGAAATTTGTGCCCAATGGAGGACCGGCTGGCGGTGACGGGGGTAAAGGCGGCAGTGTGATTTTTGAAGTCGATCCAGGACTAAACACGCTTATGGATTTTCGTCATCAAAAGCATTATCGCGCCCAAGATGGAGAACCGGGCGGCACCAATAATATGTATGGACGAGACGGCGAGGATATTATTGTGCGCGTGCCCCCCGGCACGATTGTCCGTTCGGAGGAGGGCGAACTCATTGCGGATTTGACAGAACCGGGACAACGGGCGGTTATTGCGCGTGGCGGGCGTGGGGGTAAAGGTAATTCGCATTTCGCGTCCTCGCGGCACCGGGCGCCGCGAGTGGCAGAACGCGGCCAGGCAGGTGAGGCACTTTGGGTTACCTTGGAACTCAATTTACTGGCCGATGTGGGACTGGTAGGATTCCCTAATGCGGGCAAATCGACCTTGATTTCAGTGATTTCTGCAGCCAAGCCCAAAATTGCGGACTATCCATTTACAACTCTTGTGCCAAATTTGGGAGTGGTCAGTCAATATGGGGATCCGTTTGTGGTTGCCGATGTACCCGGACTAATTGAAGGGGCTCATCAAGGTCAAGGACTTGGAGACACTTTTCTGCGCCATTTAAATCGTACCCGCGTGTTATTGCATCTAGTCGATATGGATCCGCAAAGCGGTCACGATCCGGTGAATGACTTCCGGATTATTCGCCATGAACTCGAAGCGTTTTCCCCGGATTTGGCTGCTAGACCCCGCCTTATTGTCGGGACAAAAATCGACCTGCCAGGGAGCCCTGAGAATCTTCAACGATTACAAGAATACGTTGCCCCCTTAAAAGTGTGGCCTATTTCCTCGCTGACCCGGGAGGGCATTGATGCGTTGATGTGGGAAGTGCGCAAAATTTTGGATGAAACGCCTAAACCCGTGTTTCAAAAACCAGAACCCGTAATTAAACCCGTTGTCCGCGGATTTGCCCTGGAACCTTGTGAAGAGGGCGTACGCGTGGTGGGGGACGTGGAAGAACGTGCAGGAATGACGCTATGGGGTAATCACGATGCTGAAGAATATTTTCTCGAATATTTACGGCGGCGAGGGGTGGAAAATTTATTACGACGCCAACAGGTGCCCGATGGTTCGGCGGTCAGGGTGGGAGAAGGCACATTTTATTGGAGAGAAGGAGAACTCGTGTTAGAATGA
- a CDS encoding Spo0B domain-containing protein codes for MRFIILIALGVGVYLSTHFWRIIFLIFFALYLSIWVRLASQAQAVEIIRRYRHRYANHLQVISGWLQLGQNERADKYLMDHALASVHPGIFRGLPLRWTYQMIALDAYAESLGNMILWENPEHIAGTYMMLWKLRTVLRCVIPLAKGTIVVRFEPGRFTVEVDEKGMKAFPRKHIKGVRWNRQQGMITASWGHR; via the coding sequence ATGCGGTTCATTATTCTTATTGCGCTGGGAGTGGGCGTGTATTTGAGTACCCACTTCTGGCGTATTATTTTTCTCATCTTTTTTGCTTTATATCTCAGTATTTGGGTGCGTCTCGCTAGCCAAGCTCAAGCCGTCGAAATTATCCGGCGATACCGGCATCGTTATGCTAACCATTTGCAAGTGATCAGCGGATGGTTGCAATTGGGCCAAAATGAACGGGCTGACAAATATCTCATGGATCATGCATTAGCGAGCGTTCATCCCGGGATATTTCGGGGCTTGCCTTTGAGATGGACGTATCAAATGATTGCCTTAGACGCCTATGCGGAATCTCTCGGTAACATGATTCTCTGGGAAAATCCAGAACATATTGCAGGTACTTACATGATGCTATGGAAATTACGGACCGTGTTACGTTGTGTCATCCCATTGGCCAAAGGCACCATCGTGGTGCGGTTCGAACCGGGCCGGTTTACGGTGGAAGTTGACGAAAAGGGCATGAAAGCTTTTCCCCGTAAGCACATTAAAGGCGTCCGGTGGAATCGCCAACAGGGCATGATTACAGCATCATGGGGTCATCGGTAA
- the rpmA gene encoding 50S ribosomal protein L27 encodes MRLQLFAHKKGGGSSRNGRDSKPKMLGVKRHQGQLVTAGSIIVRQRGSKFHPGTNVGMGRDFTLYAKVDGTVAFVRKGHDRREVRILPVNEG; translated from the coding sequence ATGCGTTTACAACTCTTTGCTCATAAAAAGGGAGGCGGTAGCTCCCGCAACGGCCGTGACTCCAAGCCCAAGATGTTGGGCGTCAAGCGTCATCAAGGGCAGTTAGTCACTGCCGGAAGTATTATTGTTCGTCAACGGGGTTCAAAGTTCCATCCCGGAACGAACGTGGGAATGGGCCGTGACTTCACGCTCTATGCCAAAGTTGACGGAACGGTAGCTTTTGTCCGGAAAGGGCATGATCGGCGCGAAGTGCGCATCTTGCCCGTCAATGAGGGTTAA